From a single Sander vitreus isolate 19-12246 chromosome 4, sanVit1, whole genome shotgun sequence genomic region:
- the LOC144516974 gene encoding ciliogenesis and planar polarity effector 2-like isoform X2 has product MPPHIAVDTVHYKIFISGKSGVGKTALAALLAGLNIPNMHYETTGIETTMVYWPVKLRENGRVLFFRLQLWDCGENVLCRFDHLLPACKEQVDAVLFLFSFTDRTSFDDLSNQIAKWTGTPVGCVVKFVVGTKFDLFMHCDVAERDVRDFQETWSLPVLRVGGEVSDGLGDVAPLLNCLAESLWHQDCVTARSASHH; this is encoded by the exons ATGCCCCCACACATAGCTGTGGACACAGTTCACTATAAGATCTTCATCTCTGGCAAGAGTGGAGTCGGGAAAACTGCTCTTGCTGCACTTCTTGCAGGCCTGAATATTCCCAACATGCACTATGAAACCACAG GTATTGAGACGACAATGGTGTATTGGCCAGTGAAGCTGAGAGAAAATGGCAGAGTGCTTTTCTTCCGTCTGCAGCTGTGGGACTGTGGAGAGAATGTCTTGTGTAGATTTGACCATTTGCTGCCA GCCTGTAAGGAGCAGGTGGACGCCGTTCTTTTCCTGTTCTCCTTCACTGACAGGACATCCTTCGATGATCTGTCAAATCAAATTGCTAAATGGACTGGGACACCTGTGGGTTGTGTTGTGAAATTTGTGGTTGGCACCAA ATTTGACCTTTTCATGCACTGTGATGTGGCAGAGAGAGACGTGAGGGACTTCCAGGAGACATGGAGCTTACCGGTGCTGCGTGTAGGCGGGGAGGTCAGTGACGGGCTGGGTGATGTAGCCCCCCTCCTCAACTGCCTGGCGGAGAGCCTGTGGCATCAGGACTGTGTTACAGCCAGATCAGCCAGCCACCATTAA
- the LOC144516974 gene encoding ciliogenesis and planar polarity effector 2-like isoform X1, with protein MAQVPPSSGSIVVADWHRCKDSKEYFSKILHKKRRKNFGLLESPVMPPHIAVDTVHYKIFISGKSGVGKTALAALLAGLNIPNMHYETTGIETTMVYWPVKLRENGRVLFFRLQLWDCGENVLCRFDHLLPACKEQVDAVLFLFSFTDRTSFDDLSNQIAKWTGTPVGCVVKFVVGTKFDLFMHCDVAERDVRDFQETWSLPVLRVGGEVSDGLGDVAPLLNCLAESLWHQDCVTARSASHH; from the exons ATGGCACAAGTTCCTCCTTCCTCCGGATCAATCGTAGTAGCTGACTGGCATCGATGTAAAGACAGCAAAGAATATTTCAGCAAAATTCTACACAAGAAGAGACGCAAGAACTTCG GCCTGTTGGAGTCTCCGGTGATGCCCCCACACATAGCTGTGGACACAGTTCACTATAAGATCTTCATCTCTGGCAAGAGTGGAGTCGGGAAAACTGCTCTTGCTGCACTTCTTGCAGGCCTGAATATTCCCAACATGCACTATGAAACCACAG GTATTGAGACGACAATGGTGTATTGGCCAGTGAAGCTGAGAGAAAATGGCAGAGTGCTTTTCTTCCGTCTGCAGCTGTGGGACTGTGGAGAGAATGTCTTGTGTAGATTTGACCATTTGCTGCCA GCCTGTAAGGAGCAGGTGGACGCCGTTCTTTTCCTGTTCTCCTTCACTGACAGGACATCCTTCGATGATCTGTCAAATCAAATTGCTAAATGGACTGGGACACCTGTGGGTTGTGTTGTGAAATTTGTGGTTGGCACCAA ATTTGACCTTTTCATGCACTGTGATGTGGCAGAGAGAGACGTGAGGGACTTCCAGGAGACATGGAGCTTACCGGTGCTGCGTGTAGGCGGGGAGGTCAGTGACGGGCTGGGTGATGTAGCCCCCCTCCTCAACTGCCTGGCGGAGAGCCTGTGGCATCAGGACTGTGTTACAGCCAGATCAGCCAGCCACCATTAA
- the LOC144516975 gene encoding heat shock protein beta-7-like, whose protein sequence is MEKGQGIFSEDSGSLPQQTCRDSKFTGHSYPTGKIQVIGNIFQFTVDVSEFCPEDVIITTSNNLIEVHAEKLGEDGTVTNTFSHQCKLPSGVDPISVTMTMESNGALTVKAHRVL, encoded by the exons ATGGAGAAAGGTCAAGGTATTTTCTCTGAAGATTCAGGATCACTGCCTCAGCAGACCTGTAGAGACAGCAAATTTACAG GCCACTCATATCCTACAGGGAAGATCCAGGTCATTGgaaacatttttcagttcaCAGTCGATGTGAGTGAATTTTGTCCAGAAGATGTTATCATCACAACTTCCAACAACCTGATTGAGGTGCATGCGGAGAAG CTGGGAGAAGATGGCACAGTAACAAACACTTTTTCCCACCAATGCAAACTACCATCGGGTGTGGACCCCATATCGGTGACCATGACGATGGAGAGCAATGGGGCCCTGACTGTGAAAGCTCACAGGGTATTATAA